ATAAACCTCCCCTCATGCTGATtggtgttacaggcagcataacattctgaTTGATGATTGTTTAGTCAGACACTCacaccagcagctgctggaggtcattttgtagctctgcagtgctcatcctgttcctcctgcacaaaggagcagatcctggtcctgctgatgggttaaggaccttctacggccctgtccagctctcctagagtaactgcctgtctcctggagtgTCCTCCAtcctctgagactgtgctgggagacacagcaaaccttctggcaatggcacgtattgatgtgccatcttggaggagttagactacctgtgcagcctctgtagggtccaggtatgacctcatgctaccagcagttacactgaccctagccaaatgcaaaactagtgaaaaacactcagaaaagatgaggagggaaaagacGTGAGTAACCTCgaactgtaaaaccattccagttttgggggttgtctctgttgcccctctagtgcacctgttggtaatttcatgtacaccaaaacagctgaaactgattaagtCTTTAACGCCAGGCGATTGCCGCTGAAGCGCCGGTTCCCTGCTCTTACTAGTtacgaacagctggttaagatgTTGCGTATCAGCGCCTTTTTACCGCAACTCCgcgactgtttgtcctatcagaaaaattcaaacggttcctgaaagctcagtatgcacttcacagccatataggggtattatggTATTTTTTGCCAGAAGTTTTGAAGTATGCTGTGTCGTGTTCAACACGTTCTGAGGTATaaggttaacacacacacacacacacacacacacacccccattacttaactgaccagatcaatatcccagaagtttaactgacttgatgctaaattctgattttaaaaagtgttcctttcaatAACTGGGAAAACATAAAATGGGTTTTGCCAGTCATGGACACCAGCAAGGATGAGCAAATGAAAGAAATTGGCCAAGGTGTATAACTCTACTCTATGTCCTCTATGTATTATGAGTGTTTGTGAATAACCAAAACAGGCTATCAAGTACTAGATTCACACATATAAGCAAAACACAGTACTCATGCACTACTTGCATtcattgtaactgtttttaaagAATTCATAAAGTTTGCTCACAGGAAGGAATTACTTAGATTTATCACAACATTGTAATCAGAACTGGAAATGACAGCATTTTGTTATTGCTTTTTATCAGAGGACAGCAGTCCGCCTTTACCCTTTCACATGGTCTTGCAAGCCCAGGACAGTTCAGCCTTTGATTCTTCTTCTGGATCGTGTCTGGTAAGTGATGATGGGAGGGGTTGTCTCATTTGTCATCTGTGAAGTGTTCAGTGCGTTGCTGTTTGGTGTATACTGCAGGTTAACATCAGAACTTTTAAACTGTTAAAAGAAATCATCCAATATGTTTGCTGTGACTGTAACACCCACCACCCTCACCTCttatttttaatagatttttttcatttgaattaattttagtctcaataaaattttaagtctttaaattagggctgcagtgattcctcaagtaactcaaataatttgattctaaaaaatcctcgacacaaatttgttgcgaATTTCAGCTTATCTACCAGAACAGATTGCTATAACCACGATTTGCTAGCGGGTGCCACAATTAGCATTAGCGATTGTTTGCTATTGACCctctgatcagcaagtgaagaaaagagaattttgtagctgctccatccaccactgtttgtttcacacagcaaaaaactgcagtaaatctacggaagttaaaatatgcagatgaactgttaataaaacGTATTTCCTATCCGATTAATCGATGggataatcgatagaatactcaattactaaaataatcaatagttgcatccctaaattaaataattttctaAGATGATTGAAATTGTGCTATTAACCAAAACAATGGGGATTATAACTTCTGCTATAATTAAGCGGCCTAAACAAGTTTCCATAACATGCTCACAGTGTAGAGCCCTGTATGTTTTCCTGTCATCACATTAGTAACATTTTTCTTGTATCCCTTTGTTCCTCAAGACCTCCCACAGCAACATGAAgtgtgaagaagaggagagtcTGGATGACCCACAGGTCTGTAACCAGGAGAGGTACTCCAGTCTGGACCAGCAGGATGCAGAACttccacagattaaagaggaacatGAGGAACTCTGCATCAGTCAGGATGGAGAGCAGCTTGTTgtgaagcaggaggctgaagacATCATTGTCTGGACTGGAGAAGAGCAGCTCAAACTGCTGGATAACATCTGGAAACCTGAAATAAACTTGCACAGCGTAGGTATGTAAAACTGTAATGGTCTTTAAAAAAGTCACTCGTGGAGGAACCTAATCGGAGCTTAAAgttacatttacttttttatttatttatcacaggATGAATTAAAAGACCAGCTGCAATAAGTAACATTAATACATCTGTTTTAAGCTTAAACTTTGTATCAGTAAAAGGGGAAACTGATTGAAATTCAGACTCTAGAGTTTGGAttttactgcagcattttgtccaGTCTGAATACAGTACTTTACATATTGAAcctaaataattttatttatatttttcttttgctttgtctttatttttactgttgaaAGTTACTAAAAATTCAATTGGCTAAAACTAAAAGGATCCAGTTGAAGTCTGTTGGTGAGAAGACAGAAACAACTGAAAATGAGATCAGATAGAACTTCATTCTTAATCAAAAGAGCTCACATGATAGTGAATATGTATTTACACATTGAGGTAAGCTGCTTTTTCAATCTTTATCTTCCAAAAGGTATTTCCTCCAAATTCTGAAGATCCTGATTGAGAACtaacagctttttttaaattctggccAAGTTAAGTAGTTGACTCTCTGTCAGGCGgtgacctccagctcacactggggcTGACTGTAAAGGGATAGAAATGAAAATTAGAACCTCCaactctgaggccatggtcctcattGTAGCCTgtgtttcacaaatgtttttaattcatcACAATATTGATAAAAATACTTTTGAATTAGGGTTAGAGCAATTCTGGGGGTATCATTctatttaattttcatttatttatttatttaaagccatgcttttattttatgtgtaactaggggtgggactcgattaaaaaaattaatctaattaattagaagctttgtaattaattaatcgaaattaatcgcattttaatcacatttaaatatttaacatgagaaatattaatttaagtttggttgatgaatgaatcaatatacataagcttaaacttaaaaattttgttaattttcccaccagtctactacacagaggGTGGTCTGTGTAGCGgtctcctgaaattaaagttaagcatcataactggatagttttattcaacattaatgtctcacttaatatggttggaaattaatcaatCGCTCAACTGTATTccttgaaatgtgttatgcttgttttaacaacttattttgaataaaagatttacaattaaaccacaaaaaggagaaaaagttcgttctccgttaaaccagctgcttttacacagctgtgctttgcactcacggttgctaggcgacatgagttACGCAGAGgcgagggcaggtgacgctgatatgaaggctagctgctcacttccggcctttgcggtcttcatgGGCTACGAAGGACCggtccttcgaacgatgcggcccctgaatttggacattgtgcatcgatataatctgtatgcctggaactcgtgcactgagaaacgttccacggggcaaagtgtgattaaaatgcgttaaaatttttattcgttattttccccgtaattaattaatttaaattaatgcgctaaagtcccagccctatgTGTAACTAAACATTGCAGGCCACCTGATTTCGGCAAATCTAACATTTGGACTAAAGTGTATCTGAGGCTTTAAAATATATCAGTAAGTTTGAAACTTACTGTTTTTAGTAACATATCTGCCATTATATGCATCTACACCATAATGGTTAGCAGCCAAAAAAGCTACAAGCTTGTACTAAAACAAGTTTGTACAGACACAGAGATAGATATCATTAGCTTCAAAAGTGGGCTGAAGGATGTCCGGAATGGAGATTAGAGGATCTGCAGGGAGAAATAGCAAAGCCAAACAGAATGAGCACAAGGTCGCTACAGGAGACATAAGCGGGAGAAGTTTTAACAGCTCAGATTGTGCATCACATGTATAGATTGGGAGcatataaacacagacactgacAGTTGTAAAGCACAAATTTCTAtaatctgaaacaaaaaaaactaatgtcTATAATCTGATCATCACAAACATCCAAATATTGAGCTGATCTTTTCTAGTAAGTTTGTCAGAACTCAGCAATCATTTGCATCAGTGCCCAaataatctatttatttattaaacactttaAATTTCACTGGTATATGAAAGTGACATGCTTACAAAATGGAGACCTGCTAATGATTAAGAGTCTgatattttttcaatttttttttctgtcattgttgTCCCTTTAGATCTCCCACAAAAACATGACTGTAAGGAGGAGGTTTTTACAGGCCAGCAGGTCTGTAACCAGGAGAGGAACTCAAGTATGAACCAGGAGGACTCAGAAcctccacagattaaagaggaagaggaggaaccCAGCACCAGTCAAGGAGAGCAGCTTATACTGAAGCAGAAGACTGATACCTTTATGATGACTCCTGCTTATAAGGAATGTGACCACAGTGGACCAGAACCAAACAGTGAGCAGTTCCTTTCTTGCATCTCTCCTAAATCAGAGAGCCAAGATCAGGAAGAAAGCAAGCATACGGACTCAGGATTGGCTAGAAATGGAGAGCCAAAGAAGAGACCTCAAATAGACAGAAAACATATTAACAGTCAGCCTGTGTCACAGACTCGGCATAAAACTGAAACAAGTagaaaatctgtaaaatgtgacatttgtggaaaaactttttaCTATAAATCTTGCTTGACAAAACATCTAAGAGTTCACACAGGTGAAAAACCCTATTCCTGCAGCACATGTGGGAAAGGATTTAGTCAGATGATAAATTTGAAAAGTCACATCAGAgtccacacaggtgagaagccatattgttgtagcacctgtgggaaaagatttAGTTTCTCATCACCATTCAAAACCCACATtagaattcacacaggtgagaagccacatTCTTGTGGGACTTGTGGGAAAAAATTCTCCAAGAAAGCAGACTTGGAAAGTCACATGaaaattcacacaggtgagaagccacatTCTTGTAACACGTGTGGTAAAAGATTCAGGCATATGATAAACTTGAAAATTCACATAAggattcacacaggtgagaggcCTTATTCTTGTATGATTTGTGGAAGTAGTTTCAGAAAGAAATCATCACTAGAATGTCATGTCAGaagtcacacaggtgagaaacctTTTGCTTGTAGCATCTGTGGGAAAGGATTCACTCAGACACCAAACTTAAAAATTCAcatgagaattcacacaggtgagaaaccatATTCTTGTAATACGTGTGGGAAAAGCTTTAGTGTTTCATCAGCATTCAAAAAACATATGCGaatccacacaggtgagaaaccatattcttgtagcacctgtgggaaaagatttACCCAGAAATCAGGACTGGAAACTCACATCaaaattcacacaggtgagaagccgcattcttgtagcacctgtgggaaaagatttAGTACAATGGTATATTTAAAAATTCACACAAGaagtcacacaggtgagaagccatacTCTTGTAGTACGTGTGGGAGAAGATTTAGTGACTTATCAGGATTCAAAAGTCATATGAAAATTCACACAGGCGAGAAGCCACATTCTtgtagcacctgtgggaaaggatttattcagctgcagcactTGAAAAGACACGTGAGaactcacacaggtgagaaaccatATTCTTGTAGCACCTGTGGGAGGGGATTTAGTGGCTTATCAGGGCTAAAAAGACACATGAAAATCCAtacaggtgagaagccatattcttgtagcacctgtgggaaaaCATTTAGAGATTTATcaactttgaaaacacacatgagaattcacacaggtgagaaaccatATTCATGTGGGACCTGCGGGAAAAGTTTCATTCAAATGATACACTTGAAAAATCACATGcgaattcacacaggtgagaagccatatAAGtgtagcacctgtgggaaaagattcCGTCATATTACAAACATGAAGTCTCACATGACAATTCACATGACAAGAAGTTAAAAGTTCTATACTTGAAAAGTATGAAAGAGCTGGTTCATAGTTGGTAATGCCCACACTGGTGAAATAACAAATCACTATAACGCTTGTGGGAAAAGATGACCAGGTCTTTGTGGGATATTTTATTTCCAGAACACTATATAACTGTAATGATTGTGCACTGCATTTACTGTCTTATGATGTAGGGGAAAGTAAGGGATTTGTCTGAATTGATAGTTTTTgttttaggctgtagaaatgacaAGCAGATATAGATTAACTTGTTTTACTGAACAGGTTTGTTATAGAAAAACAagcttatatattttttgtcacCTGTTGCTCTGTATAGCAAACATTTAATTCCTCTTTAGAGGTTTTAATGCACAAGATTAAAAGCAAGAAAGTGCCACacataaggcaaaaaaaaaaatgtcattatggACTCGAGGAACTCCATGTGTTGTGTTGTTCACTTAGATGAAAGTTAAAATTCAGTATGTGCTGAAGGGTTATGAGTTttataacatttaaataaagatgTATTTGAAACAATTTTTCTGAGTTGTAatctaaaaagaaacaacacagtGCTCTGTGGTATTTTACATGTTTCTTTGTTCCTGATATTGTTTTATACAAATTcagaagctgatttttttttactaaactgGGTAAAGACGTCTGTCTGTTATAGTTCCTGTTTAGCTGTTCTAGCTGCATGGCTTTTATGAGACACACACAAGATGTTCATGTAGTGTAGTTGTAGGTTTAAAgtatataaaaatgtgaaagtaaataagtttttatgtttttcaaaGCATTTTCATAATTAAATCAGCcattattcatatttaattttaagtaCATTTTCCCTTATTAACTTACTGTTTGATTTGCTGTCTGGTATTAAATATCTTTAATCTACACTGATTGTTGTTTAGTCTACATTGTTGTGATAGCTAAATAATATTGTTtctgaatgtgatttttttttattattatatatgtgTTTTTCCATAAAGCTTACCTCCACACCCCGACGATAATCACTCAATTCACTCAGATTTGGGGCGCTGGAAAATATTCAGTccattatttccttttttatagGGATAACAGACAGAGTGGTGAGAAACCTGTAAGGACGTGGACTGAAGTTGTCTTCGACTCCTGTATTTGACCATATCAGGCAAATTTTTCAGTATAAAGTTGTGTGTAATTTAATCTTTTGTCTGGTTGCTCAACTGggaaaacaaaatggcttgatcAGAGGCTCATGCAGGAATCAACCTAATCGCAAATGACCAATAACTCCAGTGAGGTGAGTCCGCTGAGCTGGTTTACTGCATGCCTTTATTCTAGTCATTGATTTTTGTAaaactgggttttttttgggaggAAGCATTgggcatattttttttgttttccggTCAACAATGTTAACAAAGGAAGAATCCTTATGTATCTTATAATGGGCCTACATGGAGCCCTTCAGTTAATCCTCTTtctgaaacaaaacattttagctCTTTAAGGGCACCCTCCTTTTATGCCAaatttcctctgattggctaccCCTCACAAAAAGGTTTTAAACTGAGGGTGGATGGGGCTTCTGTGCACACTGCCACAGCTGTGTGCCTGACATTACCAATAAGAACCCCTCTCAGTGACATGACCaataggagaaaaaaatgaaacaacagtGGCATTCTGTCAGGGTAAACAAGGTAAACAGTCCTTGCCCGGTAAAATCTCAAAGCAGatataaattaaaatctaaCAAAGTGACCGCAATCCCTTCTTAAATCTCAAACAGTATTCTGTCACAAAACTTCTCACCTGTTTGCATCCATTCCTTAAATTATTGCCATCTTGTGGCAGTGGCCAGTTGGCTATTGTCCTTGGAAGTGGGCTTGAATCTAATTCTGATCAGAATCAGTAGCAATcttataattttatataatGTACGACTGTAgattaaacagaataaaagtaTTTAGACTGAGCTGGAAACATTTGCAGCAGTAATAGTGAACACTTTTCTGCAAAAATAATTACTTAAAATTTTGATAATTCAAACACAATTTGGCAATATTAGCTTATGTGTTTTAGAGTGTTTGACAGTGTGATATTGCTACTTTACAGTAAGTAGTTTCCCCATGCTGCAGCACTACACAAGGACATGAGGGTGGAAAAGAGGGAAAGTCTGAGGACATCTGGTGGAGAGCTCAAGGATGGCAGGTCTGGACAGAGaaatgcagagggctggtgatGAGAGTATAGCTgtgttgacctttgaccacgTGAGTGCTCCCCACGCAGCATGCTTGCACTGTGCTTTGCTCGACACAGCGAGAAACT
This portion of the Archocentrus centrarchus isolate MPI-CPG fArcCen1 chromosome 17, fArcCen1, whole genome shotgun sequence genome encodes:
- the LOC115795812 gene encoding zinc finger protein 2 homolog; this translates as MVLQAQDSSAFDSSSGSCLTSHSNMKCEEEESLDDPQVCNQERYSSLDQQDAELPQIKEEHEELCISQDGEQLVVKQEAEDIIVWTGEEQLKLLDNIWKPEINLHSVDLPQKHDCKEEVFTGQQVCNQERNSSMNQEDSEPPQIKEEEEEPSTSQGEQLILKQKTDTFMMTPAYKECDHSGPEPNSEQFLSCISPKSESQDQEESKHTDSGLARNGEPKKRPQIDRKHINSQPVSQTRHKTETSRKSVKCDICGKTFYYKSCLTKHLRVHTGEKPYSCSTCGKGFSQMINLKSHIRVHTGEKPYCCSTCGKRFSFSSPFKTHIRIHTGEKPHSCGTCGKKFSKKADLESHMKIHTGEKPHSCNTCGKRFRHMINLKIHIRIHTGERPYSCMICGSSFRKKSSLECHVRSHTGEKPFACSICGKGFTQTPNLKIHMRIHTGEKPYSCNTCGKSFSVSSAFKKHMRIHTGEKPYSCSTCGKRFTQKSGLETHIKIHTGEKPHSCSTCGKRFSTMVYLKIHTRSHTGEKPYSCSTCGRRFSDLSGFKSHMKIHTGEKPHSCSTCGKGFIQLQHLKRHVRTHTGEKPYSCSTCGRGFSGLSGLKRHMKIHTGEKPYSCSTCGKTFRDLSTLKTHMRIHTGEKPYSCGTCGKSFIQMIHLKNHMRIHTGEKPYKCSTCGKRFRHITNMKSHMTIHMTRS